A region from the Thermodesulfobacteriota bacterium genome encodes:
- a CDS encoding biotin/lipoate A/B protein ligase family protein, translating to MKEWRLLVDQPAGGLENMATDEAVLTAARQGRSLPTVRLYGWKEPTVSIGYRQRSLPGGSNGLPVVRRITGGRAVLHHMELTYSVVCGSSNPLFAGGIRGAYLAISGCIVYALKDVGIEAGLCGAGNSRPPGGHKWSCYHAPSRDEVVVDGRKLVGSSQRRFKEAFLQHGSILFDVDSELITEFFGEEALRGMAWVGAFGRVKVEEFREALTARLEEGLDISLRPGTLTDWEKQLKDKLVRERYATEEWTSGAMLPNGKDSNQAYG from the coding sequence ATGAAAGAGTGGAGACTTCTCGTGGACCAGCCCGCAGGCGGGCTGGAGAACATGGCCACGGACGAGGCCGTGCTAACGGCCGCCAGGCAGGGGCGTTCCCTGCCTACGGTGAGGCTCTACGGCTGGAAGGAGCCGACGGTATCGATCGGCTACCGGCAGAGGTCTTTGCCCGGGGGTTCAAACGGGCTTCCGGTCGTAAGGCGCATAACCGGCGGGCGTGCCGTGTTGCACCACATGGAGCTTACCTATTCGGTGGTGTGCGGCAGCTCCAATCCGCTATTTGCCGGGGGTATCCGTGGCGCCTACCTCGCGATAAGCGGATGTATCGTGTACGCGCTCAAGGACGTGGGGATAGAGGCGGGGCTATGCGGGGCCGGCAACTCACGGCCTCCGGGCGGCCACAAGTGGTCTTGCTACCATGCCCCTTCGAGGGATGAAGTGGTTGTAGACGGCAGAAAGCTCGTCGGAAGCTCCCAGAGGCGTTTTAAAGAGGCGTTTCTCCAACACGGCTCGATACTCTTCGATGTGGACAGCGAACTCATCACGGAGTTTTTCGGCGAGGAGGCGCTTCGGGGGATGGCCTGGGTAGGGGCCTTCGGCCGGGTGAAGGTGGAGGAGTTCCGGGAGGCGTTAACGGCCCGGTTGGAGGAAGGACTCGATATCTCGTTAAGGCCGGGTACGCTTACCGACTGGGAGAAGCAGTTGAAGGATAAGCTTGTAAGGGAACGGTACGCTACGGAGGAGTGGACGAGCGGCGCCATGCTCCCCAACGGAAAGGATTCGAACCAGGCGTATGGCTAA
- a CDS encoding CapA family protein — protein MRKFLLSLVFTLVPALVPAEEITVIAAGDVYLGGRAAPFIERNGPSYPFAFTADIFGEGDMVIVNLESPLTEREKAFMEKEYVFKAGAGAAEALKAGGVDVATLANNHIMDYGAAGLGDTMARLDGLGIAHGGAGRTLEEARRPAVVEIKGVKVAVLAYSNTLPEEFYAGKRSPGTAYGRPEHVRADVRKAAGEADIVIVSFHWSEEGLKEPKDYQRELAHTAIDSGARLVLGHHPHVVQGAEFYNDGLILYSLGNFVFGSYSLKGPEGIIARVVFTEDGSVKSAGVIPIDVDNWEVDFRPAPLGGEVALDLSGGLKGAGVSRLPPPLPRTPPRTPKPGRVGGEVVLAP, from the coding sequence ATGAGAAAGTTTCTTTTGTCTCTGGTTTTTACGCTCGTCCCCGCTCTGGTGCCGGCGGAGGAGATAACGGTCATAGCCGCGGGGGATGTGTACCTCGGCGGCAGGGCCGCGCCTTTTATCGAGAGGAACGGCCCGTCCTACCCGTTCGCCTTTACCGCCGATATTTTCGGGGAGGGCGATATGGTTATCGTGAACCTCGAATCCCCGCTTACCGAAAGGGAAAAGGCGTTTATGGAGAAGGAGTATGTTTTCAAGGCGGGCGCCGGGGCGGCGGAGGCGCTCAAGGCCGGGGGGGTCGACGTCGCGACGTTGGCCAATAACCACATAATGGACTACGGCGCCGCCGGGCTCGGCGACACTATGGCCCGTCTCGACGGTCTCGGGATAGCCCACGGCGGCGCGGGCCGAACCCTCGAAGAGGCGAGAAGACCTGCAGTCGTGGAGATAAAGGGCGTTAAGGTGGCGGTCCTCGCCTACTCCAATACGCTCCCCGAGGAGTTCTACGCGGGGAAGCGCTCCCCCGGGACGGCCTACGGCCGGCCGGAGCATGTAAGGGCGGATGTGAGGAAGGCGGCCGGGGAGGCGGATATCGTTATCGTATCGTTCCACTGGAGTGAGGAGGGCCTTAAGGAGCCCAAGGACTACCAGAGGGAACTGGCGCATACCGCCATAGACAGCGGCGCGCGGCTCGTCCTCGGACACCACCCGCACGTGGTCCAGGGGGCCGAGTTCTACAACGACGGGCTTATACTCTACAGCCTCGGGAACTTCGTCTTCGGCTCCTATAGCCTTAAGGGGCCGGAGGGCATAATCGCCAGGGTAGTCTTCACCGAAGACGGGTCGGTTAAGTCCGCCGGGGTGATACCGATAGACGTGGACAACTGGGAAGTGGATTTCAGGCCCGCTCCACTCGGGGGCGAAGTGGCGCTGGATCTCTCCGGAGGGCTTAAGGGCGCGGGTGTGTCCCGGCTCCCGCCCCCCCTGCCCCGGACACCCCCCCGGACGCCGAAGCCGGGACGGGTAGGCGGGGAGGTCGTCCTCGCCCCTTGA
- a CDS encoding tetratricopeptide repeat protein gives MAKKEKLVEKAQKFIQKGQLDKAIIEYQAVMKLDPADVSTRLRLGDLNVKTGNKEEALKEYTEVAKVHTQKGFYLKAIAVYKQMLKLDDSSLELHNKLADLYIKQRLIVDAIREYSFILAVYEKKARKTDALDLIKKMVELDKENVGVRLKLADAYLGMDFKEDALVEYSWAFDKLFKQNKIDKAEKVYGGIYDSYPKELKVVEGLVEVYKKKADGENLSKYGSDLVDIYKDNKENEKAMALCEEILKVNPGADVIDTTLRELKIAGGILAPEKAAPPPPPPPPAPAPPEEPAIEVTEEEAIEVIEEVSVPAIEVEAEVPAVEEPMPGPEQAAETAGEEELKVEIEEPTAEEEAVEVIEEEPSVEVEAEEEEFKVELDEDEELPVIDDAEEIEPVDELEELKEVVVEDLMEVYPEKEEGGEGGGRGDDGGFVDLASELGLEDALEGFIAPWAEGESDHAAEEFKDGMGKQLSREDTETHYNLGIAYMEMELFSEAINEFKIAMKDSALEFDCYTRLGLCETSEGAPDEAIGHYLKALKTQGRSEEEMNGVMYELALAYEAAGRVGEAVDMFNTVHERDPDYREVSEKVKELVSPASGIPADDAMLEVEIL, from the coding sequence ATGGCTAAGAAGGAAAAACTCGTAGAGAAGGCCCAGAAGTTCATCCAGAAAGGCCAGCTCGACAAGGCTATAATCGAGTATCAGGCCGTGATGAAGCTGGACCCCGCTGATGTCTCCACGAGGCTCAGGCTCGGGGACCTCAACGTAAAGACCGGCAACAAGGAAGAGGCCCTGAAGGAGTATACCGAGGTCGCCAAGGTCCATACCCAGAAGGGTTTTTACCTGAAGGCCATAGCGGTCTACAAGCAGATGCTCAAGCTCGACGATTCCTCGCTCGAGCTCCACAACAAGCTCGCCGACCTGTACATAAAGCAGCGCCTCATCGTGGACGCCATAAGGGAGTACAGCTTCATCCTCGCCGTTTACGAGAAGAAGGCCAGGAAGACCGACGCGCTCGACCTGATAAAGAAGATGGTGGAGCTCGATAAGGAGAACGTCGGCGTTAGGCTGAAACTCGCCGACGCCTACCTCGGGATGGATTTTAAGGAGGACGCCCTCGTTGAATACTCCTGGGCGTTCGATAAACTTTTCAAGCAGAACAAGATTGACAAGGCCGAGAAGGTGTACGGCGGGATATACGACAGTTACCCGAAGGAGCTCAAGGTGGTGGAGGGGCTCGTAGAGGTCTATAAGAAGAAGGCCGACGGTGAGAACCTTTCGAAGTACGGGAGCGACCTCGTCGATATCTACAAGGATAATAAAGAGAATGAAAAGGCGATGGCCCTGTGCGAGGAGATCCTCAAGGTGAACCCCGGGGCCGATGTTATCGACACCACCCTCCGCGAGCTTAAGATTGCCGGTGGGATCCTGGCTCCCGAGAAGGCGGCCCCCCCACCCCCCCCTCCACCTCCGGCCCCGGCCCCGCCCGAGGAGCCGGCTATAGAGGTCACAGAAGAGGAAGCGATAGAGGTTATAGAGGAAGTGTCTGTTCCAGCTATAGAGGTGGAGGCCGAAGTCCCGGCAGTCGAGGAGCCGATGCCCGGGCCCGAGCAGGCGGCGGAGACAGCCGGGGAAGAGGAGCTTAAGGTCGAGATCGAGGAGCCGACGGCCGAAGAGGAAGCGGTGGAGGTTATAGAGGAAGAGCCGTCCGTGGAGGTGGAGGCCGAGGAAGAGGAGTTCAAGGTCGAGCTCGACGAGGACGAGGAGTTGCCGGTTATCGACGATGCCGAGGAGATAGAGCCCGTTGACGAGCTCGAGGAGTTGAAGGAGGTCGTGGTGGAGGATCTCATGGAGGTCTATCCCGAGAAAGAGGAGGGCGGCGAGGGGGGGGGGCGCGGGGATGACGGCGGCTTCGTGGACCTCGCCTCGGAACTCGGGCTGGAGGACGCCCTCGAGGGCTTCATCGCCCCTTGGGCGGAAGGGGAGTCGGACCATGCCGCCGAGGAGTTCAAGGACGGTATGGGCAAGCAGCTCAGCAGGGAAGACACGGAGACCCACTATAACCTGGGTATAGCCTATATGGAAATGGAGCTCTTCAGCGAGGCGATAAACGAGTTCAAGATAGCCATGAAGGACTCGGCGCTCGAGTTCGATTGCTACACGAGGCTCGGGCTCTGCGAGACTTCGGAGGGGGCCCCGGATGAGGCCATAGGCCATTACTTGAAGGCCCTTAAGACCCAGGGCAGGAGCGAAGAGGAGATGAACGGCGTGATGTACGAGCTCGCTCTCGCCTACGAGGCCGCCGGCAGGGTGGGAGAGGCGGTGGATATGTTCAATACCGTGCACGAGAGAGACCCGGACTACAGGGAGGTCTCGGAGAAGGTCAAGGAGCTTGTGTCCCCCGCCTCGGGCATACCGGCTGACGACGCCATGTTGGAGGTCGAGATACTTTGA
- a CDS encoding peptidylprolyl isomerase, which produces MGFLKTFVLAAAVFVFAATPGAQAEEKRVEETKEVKAVIKTQYGEIEIKFFPDAAPNHVKNFVKLSKDGFYDGTLFHRIIPGFMIQGGDPNTKGTNKSSYGMGGPGHNVKAEFNEISHKRGIVSMARSQDPNSAGSQFFIVVKDSTFLDKQYTVFGQVVSGMEVVDKIVNLPRGSNDLPNVRVEMEVKIVE; this is translated from the coding sequence ATGGGTTTTCTAAAAACTTTTGTGCTTGCCGCCGCGGTGTTTGTCTTCGCGGCAACGCCGGGTGCGCAGGCCGAGGAGAAGAGAGTGGAAGAAACCAAAGAGGTAAAGGCGGTAATAAAGACACAGTACGGGGAGATAGAGATAAAGTTCTTTCCCGACGCGGCGCCGAACCATGTTAAGAACTTCGTTAAGCTCTCGAAAGACGGCTTTTACGACGGCACCCTGTTCCACCGCATAATACCGGGCTTCATGATCCAAGGCGGCGACCCGAACACCAAGGGGACCAACAAGTCCAGCTACGGCATGGGCGGGCCGGGGCACAACGTTAAGGCGGAGTTCAACGAGATATCCCACAAGCGCGGCATCGTGAGTATGGCCAGGAGCCAGGACCCCAACAGCGCCGGCTCGCAGTTCTTCATAGTCGTGAAGGACTCGACCTTCCTCGATAAGCAGTATACGGTCTTCGGCCAGGTGGTGAGCGGGATGGAGGTCGTCGATAAGATCGTGAACCTGCCGCGGGGCAGTAACGACCTCCCGAACGTGCGGGTGGAGATGGAAGTCAAGATAGTGGAGTAA